CGAGAAACGCACGCAGCGGCGCGAGGAACGTGCCGACCGCGTGCGCGCAACGCCCGAGGTGGAGGATGTCTCGGTCTTCCCCATGGCGATGCCGATGCTGGCCGGGCCGGGCGCGATTGCCGCCATCATGCTGCTGACGAACGAGGCGGACGGACTGACCGGCACGATGGTCGTCTTGGGCGCTTTGGTAACGGTGCTGGTGCTGACGCTGGGTGCGCTGATCGCGGCGGGTCCGCTGATGCGGCTGCTGGGCGACAAGGTGGAAGCTGCGATCACGCGGCTTCTCGGCGTACTGCTGGCGGCACTTGCCGCGCAATATGTGATCGACGGTATCAGGGGCAGTTTCGGGATCTGAGCCCCGCCTTATTGCAAGGTAACCTTGTCGTCCTCGCCATCGGTGCGGCCGTAGAAATACATCAGCTGGATCAGCAACTCGCAGCGCGCTGCCAGGTCGGGCGCTTCCAGCAGGGCCTGTTTGGAAGCCGGATCGAAGGGCGCGATCTGCGACACCCCGTTGATGAGCGACTGGTCGTCCAGCCGCTCCATATTGTCCCAGTCGACCTTGTAGCCCTGCGCATCGGCAAACCGCCGCGCTTCCCGTTCGAAGCCCGCACGCTCTACCGTGGCAAGGACTTCGTCGCCGTCATCGGCGATGGGTTCTGCCTCCACCTGGCGAAAGGCGGTTTCGACTTCGCGTTCCTCGATCAGGCGGAACCGGGTCTCGCCGGTCAGGATGAGGTTGTAACGACCGTCATCCAGCGCTTCGATCTCCTCGATCTTCCCGATGCAGCCTACCTTGTAGAGCGGGGCGCCCTCGCGCGGCTCCTGCGGCTGGATCATTCCGATGCGCCGGTCGCGCGCCAGCGCATCGCCGATCAGGGCGCGGTAGCGCGGCTCGAAGATGTGGAGGGGCAATTGCAGCCCCGGAAACAGGATCGCACCGGGCAGGGGGAAGATGGAGAGGCGCAAAAGCAGGGGCCCGCTTATCCGAACAGGATCTTGGACAGGCGTCGCCGCGTCGAGACGACCCATTCGTCCTCAAGGCCGACCGC
This is a stretch of genomic DNA from Erythrobacteraceae bacterium WH01K. It encodes these proteins:
- a CDS encoding LON peptidase substrate-binding domain-containing protein, with protein sequence MRLSIFPLPGAILFPGLQLPLHIFEPRYRALIGDALARDRRIGMIQPQEPREGAPLYKVGCIGKIEEIEALDDGRYNLILTGETRFRLIEEREVETAFRQVEAEPIADDGDEVLATVERAGFEREARRFADAQGYKVDWDNMERLDDQSLINGVSQIAPFDPASKQALLEAPDLAARCELLIQLMYFYGRTDGEDDKVTLQ
- a CDS encoding MarC family protein → MVDLFISAFVTLFVVIDPPGCAPIYAGLTHAADARARRIMATRAVLIAAAILVGFAAFGEELLGALHIELDSFRIAGGLMLFWIAFEMVFEKRTQRREERADRVRATPEVEDVSVFPMAMPMLAGPGAIAAIMLLTNEADGLTGTMVVLGALVTVLVLTLGALIAAGPLMRLLGDKVEAAITRLLGVLLAALAAQYVIDGIRGSFGI